The proteins below are encoded in one region of Pseudomonas ekonensis:
- a CDS encoding DUF1654 domain-containing protein, whose amino-acid sequence MHVQLNKDNLVATSPDAPDAYERMGMRIQKIINAPTAQKARAALIFRLPDEPVDAWERLLEEIDENDNVTLAYRDDGGVQIFWVVPKED is encoded by the coding sequence ATGCACGTACAGCTTAATAAGGATAACCTCGTGGCCACCTCCCCTGATGCTCCTGACGCTTACGAACGCATGGGCATGCGCATTCAAAAAATCATCAACGCCCCCACCGCACAAAAAGCCAGAGCCGCACTGATCTTTCGCTTGCCGGACGAACCGGTGGACGCATGGGAGCGCTTGCTGGAAGAGATCGACGAAAACGACAACGTCACCCTCGCCTACCGCGACGACGGTGGCGTACAGATTTTCTGGGTTGTACCGAAGGAAGACTGA